From a single Acidimicrobiales bacterium genomic region:
- the infC gene encoding translation initiation factor IF-3 — MAPPPAHGLPACAAGRRPPTAGARSPTGGARIVTAPASNEPRINERIRAREVRLVDSDGQQLGIKPLPEALHIARQADLDLVEVAPQAVPPVCRIMDYGKFKFDAAQRAKESRRKSTNVGIKEMKYRPKIGPGDFDTKTRQVERFLGEGHKVKVTIMFRGREMSHPELGKRILDRVAEHVLEVGKVEVVPKLDGRNMIMVLAPDKRGGGPPGRGRPTRPEPDAAAEPPAEAEPGAAAEPVVTAGAPAETAASAATTAETED; from the coding sequence ATGGCGCCCCCACCCGCCCATGGCCTACCGGCTTGTGCGGCGGGTCGACGGCCGCCAACGGCGGGTGCCCGCTCCCCAACGGGAGGAGCGCGCATAGTCACAGCCCCAGCTTCCAACGAGCCCAGGATCAACGAGCGCATACGGGCGCGCGAGGTTCGCCTCGTCGACTCGGATGGCCAGCAGCTTGGGATCAAGCCCCTGCCCGAGGCTCTCCACATAGCCCGGCAGGCGGACCTGGACCTGGTCGAGGTGGCTCCCCAGGCCGTCCCTCCGGTGTGCCGGATCATGGACTACGGGAAGTTCAAGTTCGACGCCGCCCAGAGGGCCAAGGAGTCCCGCCGCAAGTCGACCAACGTCGGGATCAAGGAGATGAAGTACCGCCCCAAGATCGGCCCGGGGGACTTCGACACCAAGACCCGCCAGGTCGAGCGGTTCCTGGGCGAGGGCCACAAGGTCAAGGTGACGATCATGTTCCGGGGCCGGGAGATGAGCCATCCCGAGCTGGGCAAGCGGATCCTCGACCGGGTGGCCGAGCACGTCTTGGAGGTCGGCAAGGTGGAGGTCGTCCCCAAGCTGGACGGGCGCAACATGATCATGGTGCTGGCGCCGGACAAGCGGGGCGGCGGTCCCCCGGGGCGGGGGCGGCCCACCAGGCCCGAGCCGGATGCCGCAGCGGAGCCGCCGGCGGAGGCCGAGCCCGGTGCCGCGGCGGAGCCGGTCGTGACGGCCGGGGCGCCCGCCGAGACGGCGGCATCGGCCGCCACGACAGCAGAGACCGAGGACTGA
- the ribH gene encoding 6,7-dimethyl-8-ribityllumazine synthase — protein MTSSDKTKRKKAAAASAKDGSKGDGLRVAIVCGRFNDLVTEKLRDGARDELTGRGVDPVSITEVWVPGAFELPLAAKRLAQSGEIDAVVCLGAVIRGDTGHYEFVAGECAAGIQAAQLETGVPMAFGVLTTENDQQALDRAGGVEGNKGAEAAAVAVEMADLLRKLPAPASRS, from the coding sequence ATGACGTCCTCTGACAAGACCAAGCGCAAGAAGGCGGCCGCCGCCTCGGCCAAGGACGGGTCGAAGGGGGACGGGCTGCGGGTGGCGATCGTGTGCGGCCGGTTCAACGACCTCGTCACCGAGAAGCTCCGGGACGGGGCGCGTGACGAGCTGACGGGGCGCGGGGTGGACCCCGTGTCGATCACCGAGGTCTGGGTTCCCGGCGCCTTCGAGCTCCCCCTGGCCGCCAAGCGCCTGGCGCAGTCGGGGGAGATCGACGCCGTGGTGTGCCTGGGAGCGGTCATCAGGGGGGATACCGGCCACTACGAGTTCGTGGCCGGGGAGTGCGCGGCCGGGATCCAGGCCGCCCAGCTGGAGACCGGCGTGCCGATGGCCTTCGGCGTCCTCACCACCGAGAACGACCAGCAGGCCCTGGACCGCGCCGGCGGCGTCGAGGGCAACAAGGGCGCCGAGGCGGCCGCGGTCGCGGTCGAGATGGCCGACCTGCTGCGCAAGCTGCCGGCGCCGGCCTCGCGGAGCTGA
- the hisG gene encoding ATP phosphoribosyltransferase, translated as MLSLVLPKGSLEKATLELFEAADLAVRRSSEVDYRAAIDDPRISEVRILRPQEIPLYVAEGLFDLGVTGRDWIEETGVDVVTLGELGYSKNTAQPIRVVLAVANDSPVRGVTELPDRVRVSTEYPGLTRRFFEKNGVDADVRLSYGATEAKVPDIADAVVEITETGRALRAAGLKIIDTLLVSNTELVANPAAAADPTKRHAMGQLLTLLQGALEARGKVLVKLNVGRDALERVIAMVPAMKAPTVSELFGGGGYAVETVVPKSEINTLIPALKDAGASDIIELPISKIVH; from the coding sequence GTGCTCTCGCTCGTGCTGCCCAAGGGCTCGCTGGAGAAGGCCACCCTCGAGCTGTTCGAGGCCGCCGACCTGGCGGTCCGGCGCAGCTCGGAGGTCGACTACCGGGCCGCCATCGACGATCCCCGGATCTCCGAGGTGCGGATCCTGCGCCCGCAGGAGATCCCGCTCTACGTGGCCGAGGGCCTGTTCGACCTCGGGGTCACGGGCCGGGACTGGATCGAGGAGACCGGGGTCGACGTGGTCACCCTCGGGGAGCTCGGCTACTCCAAGAACACCGCTCAGCCCATCCGGGTCGTGCTGGCGGTCGCCAACGACTCTCCCGTGCGCGGCGTCACCGAGCTGCCCGACCGGGTCCGCGTGTCGACCGAGTACCCCGGCCTGACCCGGCGCTTCTTCGAGAAGAACGGGGTCGACGCCGACGTCCGCCTGTCCTACGGCGCCACCGAGGCCAAGGTCCCCGACATCGCCGACGCCGTCGTCGAGATCACCGAGACGGGCCGGGCCCTGCGTGCCGCCGGGCTCAAGATCATCGACACCCTGCTCGTGTCGAACACCGAGCTGGTGGCCAATCCCGCCGCCGCCGCCGACCCCACCAAGCGCCATGCCATGGGCCAGCTCCTCACCCTTCTGCAAGGGGCGCTCGAGGCGCGGGGCAAGGTCCTGGTGAAGCTCAACGTCGGCAGGGACGCCCTCGAGCGGGTGATCGCCATGGTCCCGGCCATGAAGGCGCCCACCGTGTCCGAGCTGTTCGGAGGCGGCGGCTACGCCGTCGAGACGGTCGTGCCCAAGTCGGAGATCAACACCCTGATCCCGGCGCTCAAGGACGCCGGCGCCTCCGACATCATCGAGCTGCCGATCTCGAAGATCGTGCATTGA
- a CDS encoding cold shock domain-containing protein, which produces MTAPARQAGTVADFDEQRGTGEVETPAGGRLFFHCTAIADGTRTIRPGTRVSYLVVPGHLGHWEAGDLRPA; this is translated from the coding sequence TTGACGGCCCCGGCCCGGCAGGCGGGCACGGTGGCGGATTTCGACGAGCAGCGCGGCACCGGTGAGGTCGAGACCCCCGCGGGCGGACGGCTGTTCTTCCACTGCACGGCCATCGCCGACGGGACCCGCACCATCCGGCCCGGAACCCGGGTGTCCTATCTGGTTGTGCCCGGGCACCTCGGGCACTGGGAGGCGGGGGACCTCCGCCCGGCCTGA
- a CDS encoding bifunctional 3,4-dihydroxy-2-butanone-4-phosphate synthase/GTP cyclohydrolase II yields MRSTGPFAPIEDAIAAIGRGDIIIVVDDQDRENEGDLIMAAEYATPEKIAFFLAHTSGLICVPMTGDRLDQLDLPLMVSTNTESQRTAFTVTVDYRHGTTTGISAADRAATIQALIDPATRPNDLARPGHILPLRYRTGGVLKRAGHTEAAVDLARAAALYPAAVLCEVVSADKTDMARLPELTELARRHDLLMISIADLIRYRRQKDKLVRRIVEATRVPTAYGDFNCYAYESLVDGEHHLALVKGAVQGEDNVLVRVHSECLTGDVFGSLRCDCGPQLDAALRMIAEDGLGAVVYLRGHEGRGIGIGHKLRAYNLQDQGRDTVDANLELGLPVDSREYGIGAQILVDLGITTMRIMTNNPAKYGGLEGFGLDIVERVPLESRPNPENIAYLRTKRERLGHLLEGLDDVL; encoded by the coding sequence TTGCGTAGCACGGGCCCGTTCGCCCCGATCGAGGACGCCATCGCCGCCATCGGTCGGGGGGACATCATCATCGTCGTCGACGATCAGGACCGCGAGAACGAGGGCGATCTGATCATGGCGGCGGAGTACGCCACTCCGGAGAAGATCGCCTTCTTCCTGGCCCACACGTCCGGCCTCATCTGCGTGCCCATGACGGGGGACCGCCTCGACCAGCTCGACCTGCCGCTGATGGTCAGCACCAACACCGAGTCGCAGCGCACCGCGTTCACCGTGACCGTCGACTACCGGCACGGCACCACCACCGGGATCTCCGCTGCGGACCGCGCCGCCACCATCCAGGCCCTGATCGATCCCGCCACCCGCCCCAACGACCTGGCCCGCCCCGGCCACATCCTCCCGCTGCGCTACCGGACCGGTGGCGTCCTCAAGCGGGCCGGGCACACCGAGGCGGCCGTCGACCTGGCCCGCGCCGCCGCGCTGTACCCGGCCGCGGTGCTGTGCGAGGTGGTCAGCGCCGACAAGACCGATATGGCCCGGCTCCCCGAGCTGACCGAGCTGGCCCGCCGCCACGACCTGCTGATGATCTCGATCGCCGACCTCATCCGGTACCGGAGGCAGAAGGACAAGCTGGTCCGGCGCATCGTCGAGGCCACCCGCGTGCCCACCGCCTACGGGGACTTCAACTGCTACGCCTACGAGTCGCTCGTCGACGGGGAGCACCATCTGGCGCTGGTGAAGGGCGCCGTTCAGGGTGAGGACAACGTCCTCGTCCGGGTGCACTCCGAGTGCCTCACCGGGGACGTGTTCGGCTCCCTCCGCTGCGACTGCGGCCCCCAGCTCGACGCGGCCCTGCGGATGATCGCCGAGGACGGCCTCGGTGCGGTCGTGTACCTGCGCGGCCACGAGGGCCGCGGCATCGGCATCGGTCACAAGCTGCGCGCCTACAACCTTCAGGATCAGGGCCGCGACACCGTCGACGCCAACCTGGAGCTGGGGCTGCCGGTCGACAGCCGGGAGTACGGCATCGGAGCCCAGATCCTCGTCGACCTCGGGATCACCACCATGCGCATCATGACCAACAACCCGGCGAAATACGGTGGCCTCGAGGGCTTCGGTCTCGACATAGTGGAGCGGGTGCCGCTGGAGTCCCGCCCCAACCCGGAGAACATCGCCTATCTGCGGACCAAGCGGGAGCGGCTCGGCCACCTGCTGGAGGGGCTGGATGACGTCCTCTGA
- the rpmI gene encoding 50S ribosomal protein L35, producing MPKMKTDRGAAKRFKVTGTGKLKRRRAFKNHLLEKKSPTRKRRLGREADVAGADARQVRRLLGL from the coding sequence ATGCCCAAGATGAAGACCGACCGGGGCGCCGCCAAGCGCTTCAAGGTGACCGGGACCGGCAAGCTGAAGCGCCGGCGCGCCTTCAAGAACCACCTGCTGGAGAAGAAGTCGCCCACCCGGAAGCGCCGTCTCGGGCGCGAGGCGGACGTGGCCGGGGCCGACGCCCGCCAGGTGCGCCGGCTGCTCGGCCTCTAG
- a CDS encoding riboflavin synthase: protein MFTGIVEELGTVESREGGHFRFRAPLVTADAAVGDSIAVNGCCLTVVALGDGWWEADVVDESLARTNLADLGPGDPVNLERPMRLADRLGGHLVQGHVDGVGTVVSAAPDLVVRCPNELLRYVVEKGSITVDGCSLTVVEPLDDGFRCAIIPHTIEVTVLGRKGPGERVNLEVDVIAKYTERLLSEGGRVA from the coding sequence TTGTTCACCGGGATCGTCGAGGAGCTCGGGACGGTCGAGTCGCGGGAGGGAGGCCACTTCCGCTTCCGGGCGCCGCTGGTCACCGCCGACGCCGCGGTGGGGGACTCGATCGCCGTCAACGGGTGCTGTCTCACGGTCGTGGCCCTCGGGGACGGCTGGTGGGAGGCCGACGTGGTCGACGAGTCGCTGGCCCGGACCAACCTGGCCGACCTCGGCCCCGGGGATCCGGTGAACCTGGAGCGCCCGATGCGCCTGGCCGACCGTCTCGGGGGCCATCTCGTGCAGGGCCACGTCGACGGCGTCGGGACCGTGGTCAGCGCGGCGCCCGACCTGGTCGTGCGGTGTCCCAACGAGCTGCTCCGCTACGTCGTGGAGAAGGGCTCGATCACCGTGGACGGCTGCAGCCTCACGGTCGTCGAGCCGCTGGACGACGGCTTCCGCTGCGCCATCATCCCCCACACCATCGAGGTCACCGTGCTCGGCCGCAAGGGCCCCGGGGAGCGGGTCAACCTCGAGGTCGACGTCATCGCCAAGTACACCGAGCGGCTGCTCAGCGAGGGAGGCCGAGTTGCGTAG